Proteins from one Gasterosteus aculeatus chromosome 11, fGasAcu3.hap1.1, whole genome shotgun sequence genomic window:
- the zfand2a gene encoding AN1-type zinc finger protein 2A isoform X1, translated as MEFPDLGEHCSENTCKRLDFLPMRCDACEEIFCKDHITYANHKCTSSYKKDVQVPVCPLCNIPIPIKRGEMPDIKVGEHIDRDCKSDPAQRKRKIFTNKCSEGGCKQKEMIRVTCDQCHLNYCLKHRHPLDHDCKTDGKPLSKPGHSALMRAQGTSSTCASASSGSRHSRPVSSGVSANSRGHSTGTAQRIPTSVSAQNVIPPSASFQAGMTEEQALQRALEMSLAESRPQPDLTPQEQEDQALAQALAASEEEFRRQQQRQQVRESKSSNCSLS; from the exons ATGGAGTTTCCGGATTTGGGAGAGCACTGCTCCGAGAACACCTGCAAACGTTTAG ATTTTCTACCAATGCGATGTGACGCCTGTGAAGAGATTTTCTGCAAGGACCACATTACCTATGCAAACCATAAATGCACGTCATCCTACAAAAAG gatGTCCAGGTCCCAGTTTGTCCTCTGTGCAACATCCCCATTCCCATCAAGAGGGGAGAGATGCCCGACATTAAAGTTGGCGAACACATTGATCGGGATTGCAAATCGGACCCCgcgcagaggaagagaaag ATTTTCACAAATAAATGTTCTGAAGGAGGCTGTAAGCAGAAGGAAATGATACGAGTTACCTGTGACCAGTGTCATTTAAATTACTGTCTTAAGCACCGGCATCCACTAGACCACGATTGTAAGACTGATGGGAAACCTCTGTCCAAACCAGG ACACTCTGCTTTAATGAGGGCCCAAGGTACTTCCTCCACCTGCGCCTCAGCTTCATCAGGTTCAAGACACTCTAGACCCGTTTCTAGCGGTGTCAGTGCCAACAGCAGAGGACACAGCACTGG caCTGCACAACGGATTCCTACTTCCGTTTCAGCACAGAATGTGATTCCACCATCCGCGTCGTTCCAGGCTGGCATG ACGGAGGAGCAGGCTCTGCAAAGAGCTCTAGAAATGTCGCTGGCTGAGTCAAGACCTCAGCCGGACCTCAC cCCTCAGGAGCAGGAGGATCAGGCGCTCGCTCAGGCTCTCGCTGCCAGTGAGGAAGAATTCAGGCGtcagcagcagagacaacag gTGAGAGAGTCCAAATCGTCCAACTGCAGCCTTTCTTAA
- the zfand2a gene encoding AN1-type zinc finger protein 2A isoform X2: MEFPDLGEHCSENTCKRLDFLPMRCDACEEIFCKDHITYANHKCTSSYKKDVQVPVCPLCNIPIPIKRGEMPDIKVGEHIDRDCKSDPAQRKRKIFTNKCSEGGCKQKEMIRVTCDQCHLNYCLKHRHPLDHDCKTDGKPLSKPGHSALMRAQGTSSTCASASSGSRHSRPVSSGVSANSRGHSTGTAQRIPTSVSAQNVIPPSASFQAGMTEEQALQRALEMSLAESRPQPDLTPQEQEDQALAQALAASEEEFRRQQQRQQVPGKLRRR; the protein is encoded by the exons ATGGAGTTTCCGGATTTGGGAGAGCACTGCTCCGAGAACACCTGCAAACGTTTAG ATTTTCTACCAATGCGATGTGACGCCTGTGAAGAGATTTTCTGCAAGGACCACATTACCTATGCAAACCATAAATGCACGTCATCCTACAAAAAG gatGTCCAGGTCCCAGTTTGTCCTCTGTGCAACATCCCCATTCCCATCAAGAGGGGAGAGATGCCCGACATTAAAGTTGGCGAACACATTGATCGGGATTGCAAATCGGACCCCgcgcagaggaagagaaag ATTTTCACAAATAAATGTTCTGAAGGAGGCTGTAAGCAGAAGGAAATGATACGAGTTACCTGTGACCAGTGTCATTTAAATTACTGTCTTAAGCACCGGCATCCACTAGACCACGATTGTAAGACTGATGGGAAACCTCTGTCCAAACCAGG ACACTCTGCTTTAATGAGGGCCCAAGGTACTTCCTCCACCTGCGCCTCAGCTTCATCAGGTTCAAGACACTCTAGACCCGTTTCTAGCGGTGTCAGTGCCAACAGCAGAGGACACAGCACTGG caCTGCACAACGGATTCCTACTTCCGTTTCAGCACAGAATGTGATTCCACCATCCGCGTCGTTCCAGGCTGGCATG ACGGAGGAGCAGGCTCTGCAAAGAGCTCTAGAAATGTCGCTGGCTGAGTCAAGACCTCAGCCGGACCTCAC cCCTCAGGAGCAGGAGGATCAGGCGCTCGCTCAGGCTCTCGCTGCCAGTGAGGAAGAATTCAGGCGtcagcagcagagacaacagGTACCCGGAAAGCTTAGGCGTCGGTAG